A single region of the Silene latifolia isolate original U9 population chromosome 8, ASM4854445v1, whole genome shotgun sequence genome encodes:
- the LOC141594306 gene encoding uncharacterized protein LOC141594306, which produces MVGRSGAVLNSAKKNVGANGKGKVALKEKCKGQTQRQKNKGDKDLEWEEEFEAVDDEDSDVEELVKFGVVEEELEQEELFEVIEDDDFMDKVANGLNFGKDCDILDSGDDNSDELRSLQGSDDEVDSRPSFNPETDFNFKKKS; this is translated from the coding sequence ATGGTAGGTAGATCTGGAGCGGTATTGAATAGTGCCAAAAAAAATGTTGGTGCTAATGGAAAGGGAAAAGTGGCTCTGAAAGAAAAGTGCAAAGGGCAGACACAGAGGCAAAAGAATAAAGGGGATAAAGATTTAGAATGGGAGGAGGAATTTGAGGCTGTTGATGATGAGGATTCAGATGTTGAGGAACTTGTGAAGTTTGGAGTTGTAGAGGAAGAGTTAGAGCAGGAAGAGTTATTTGAAGTTATTGAAGATGATGATTTCATGGACAAAGTTGCAAATGGCCTAAACTTTGGGAAAGACTGTGACATACTTGATAGTGGTGATGACAACTCTGATGAGTTAAGAAGTCTTCAAGGCAGTGATGATGAGGTAGACAGTAGACCAAGTTTCAATCCTGAGACTGAttttaattttaagaaaaaaagttAA
- the LOC141595091 gene encoding uncharacterized protein LOC141595091: MNLRHTCEFTGYTSKYVAAIRQYNHGSTAIVLVDNIERPPPIFQRMYLCFKALKDGFLAGCRPLVGVDGCHLKGAYLCMCLVAVGKDGNNNIYPIAWAVVEVENGETRSWFLKLLVEDLEKEDGDGLTFMSDRQKGLLDAFKLQFTGQVYKDAFWSAARCTTKAQFKRNMEGMKFLSQAAYDYLTAIPPQHWSRHAFSPNCKSNMLLKNMCESFNATLKDARDKPILTHMEWIRRYVMKRHYQKREGLKTWEGTQMPYVKKYLEWFVAEARLGTVFESQADEYEVEHRSDQHEAILRKELAVATIGS, from the exons ATGAATCTTAGGCATACATGTGAATTTACTGGTTACACTAGTAAG TATGTGGCTGCAATTAGGCAGTATAATCATGGTTCTACTGCCATTGTACTTGTTGATAATATTGAAAGACCTCCTCCTATTTTCCAAAGGATGTACCTGTGTTTTAAGGCACTGAAAGATGGCTTCTTAGCTGGTTGCCGACCTTTAGTTGGTGTTGATGGATGTCATTTGAAAGGAGCTTATCTATGTATGTGCTTGGTGGCAGTTGGTAAGGATGGGAACAATAATATTTACCCCATTGCGTGGGCAGTTGTTGAAGTTGAGAATGGGGAAACACGGAGTTGGTTCTTGAAATTGCTAGTTGAAGATTTGGAAAAGGAAGATGGTGATGGCTTAACCTTCATGTCAGATAGACAGAAG GGGCTACTAGATGCATTCAAG CTGCAATTCACAGGGCAAGTGTACAAGGATGCCTTTTGGAGTGCGGCCAGATGCACTACAAAAGCTCAGTTTAAAAGAAACATGGAAGGTATGAAGTTTTTGTCACAAGCAGCATATGACTACCTGACTGCCATCCCCCCACAACACTGGTCTAGGCACGCATTCTCCCCCAACTGCAAGTCCAACATGTTACTCAAAAACATGTGTGAGTCCTTCAATGCAACTTTAAAAGATGCTAGGGATAAACCAATTTTAACACATATGGAGTGGATTAGAAGGTACGTCATGAAAAGACATTATCAAAAAAGAGAAGGTTTAAAGACTTGGGAAGGTACACAAATGCCTTATGTGAAGAAGTACTTGGAGTGGTTTGTTGCGGAAGCAAGGTTGGGTACAGTTTTTGAGTCACAAGCTGATGAATATGAGGTTGAACATAGAAGTGATCAACATGAAGCAATATTAAGGAAAGAACTTGCAGTTGCTACCATTGGGAGTTGA